The region GGACGGACTgggcaggactgtgagcccactattgggtagggactgtctctatatgttgacaacttgtacttcccaagcgcttagtatagtgctctgcacacagtaagcgctcaataaatacgattgatgaggatgatgactgggccgggctgggccaggctgggccGAGCTGGGCGGAACTGGGCGGGCTGGAGAGGACTGGACAGGGCTGAGAGGGACTGGGCCgggctgggcagagctgggcagaACTGGGCGGGCTGGGAAGGACTGGACAGGGCTAGgcaggactgggctgggctggaggaagaggtggagacaattggggggtggggggcgaggggagacattttccctttctccttcccgccccatcccctcccccccttttcctttctggccctggcccttcccctccccctgtcccctgggTGTCCGTCTACCTCCTTAATATGCACGCCTCTAACATCCTCCGCTCCCGGCCCTGCCATTGTGCGGGCGGGACGCCGCTGTCGATCGGGGAAAGATAGACTGCAGCCCCGGCCCCACGGCGTGTGGAcgcccagcccccgcccccacccccgggactCGCTCCGCCGCTTGGATTGACTTCCGACGGGGCCGGacaggcggggggaggggccggCCGGGGCCACCACGCTCACAACGGCACACAGTTCATACTCAGACCCCCATCACATGCTcatgcacacacgcacgcatCGACACCTGCACACACGCGTGCGTACGAGCACACGCTACTCACCCCAAAACATTCGCACACGCCCGCACCTacatttctgcccccttcacattCAGTCCCACAATTTACTCCCCCGAAACACGCACTCACGCCCACACGGACAGCCGGGGAAGGGGAACGTGTATATTGCGTACAGCAGCCCCTACCctggttgcattcattcattcaatcgtatttattacgcctgtgtgcagagcactgtaataagcgcttgggaaagtacagtacaacatggaTTTATAACAGGTTGGGATTCGGAGGCCTACGTGGGGTCCGTTCAGTTttgagctcctcctccccatcttgtcAGTTCTCGGACTCGCTAAAAATTGGCCTGGGTGGGGAAAAtattaataatcactgtggtatttgtcgtatgtatcgagcactgtactcagcgctaggataataataataacaatgatggtgtttgttaagagcttactgtgtgcaaagtactatttttAGCGctgtgggggaaatacaaggtgatcaggttgtcccatgtggggctccccattttacagatgaggaaattgaggcacagagaagttaagtgacttgcccaaagtcacacagctaacaagcggcggagctgggattagaacctacgacctctgactcccaaacccgtgctcttttcactgagccacgctatggggctcacagtctaagcaggaaggagaacaggtgctgaatctgttgaatccctattctgcagatgagggaactgggacaccagagaggtgaagtgactcgcccaagtggtggaggcgggattagaacccgggtcttccgaCGCCCagacccatgcactttccactaggggaAAGGGAATCGGTGGGCAGGGCGCTCTCCGAGGTGTCGAGGCAGCAGGGACCAGCGCCCGCGGGGAGTTTGTGCTAGCGCTAAACCGGGGGCCTGGTGCCTGGAAGCGCCGCTCCCGAAGCCTTGGCTGACTGCGGGCCTGAGGGAAGCGTCGTGGGCCCTCGGAGGCCAGGCGAGGGGCAGGGACACGGGCCGAGGAAGATAGCCCCTGGTCTGAGACCAGCAAGCGGCCTCCCCTTCGGGTCTATCGGATTTAAAACGAGAGAAGCCCGCGTCCAGCCCGCGTCCAGCGCCCGAGCAGGGCAGGCCCTGCTGTGCGGGCCCGGCCAAGCCGAGGCCTAGCCTAGCTCCGGCGTCGCTCTCCGTCTTtcccagaaaaaagaaaataaacacgGGAACGGAGTCCTCTCCCGGGGCGAGTCCAGAGTCCAATTTCCCAACCCAAGAATCCCACACTTTAGAATCTCCATTAgcaccccctcccactcccctgtcCCAGCTCCCTGTCCGAACGTTTCTCTCAGTCCATCTTTCTGTCCGAACCCAACGCATGGCCATCCCTCACCCAGGccggagctctctctctctctctctctctctctctctctctctctcacacacacacacacacacacacacacacacacacatcatcatcatcatcatcaatcgtatttattgagcgcttactgtgtgcactcacaTACACACGTACTCCTGGAAACTGACAAGCACAGAcactcccgccccctcccgcacACTCACACCGAAACCAATTCACACTCCCCAGCCCAAACATTTACACACATACCCACTGAGACCCACAAGGGCGAGCACGTTCAAGGACACACACTCCCATTAAACGGCTCTCACATTCACACTCACGTGGACTCCTTCCGAGACCTAAGGTCATTAGGTCGATTTCGATAACGGTAATGGGGCGAAGGAATCAGTGTGGGGCTAGAGGGGAAGCGGGTTGGGGGGAAACCCGCCATCTctccgcattattattattattattattattattattattattattatagctcggTCCACCCCGAGCAGGAGGGACAAGAATTCCCGCCCCATTCCCGGCGGCAGCGGTTTCCCTGCAAACTTGTTCCCGTTTACCCCTGCTTTCCCCACTTAGGATTCCGCCCGGACGATTTCAGCGCTGGGGGGGCTCGGGGAGGTGTCGGAGGGGTACGAACGGAGGAGGGCggagacaagggaagggaggtcaGCTCCCCGGgatcctgtcccctctccctccagcttccTCGGAGGTCTAATAAACTGACAGTAGCGAAGGGCCTCGTGGCGGATGACCTCCCGGCGATCTAGGGGTGTGTGAAGGCGGGGAGAGGCCGGCTGCAAGCAGGCGGATTTTTCTGCTTTCTGCTTCCACATCAGAGCCCTGGGGACGGCCAGAGTCGGGGTCCGAGCGGCGTCctgaaccccctcccctccccatcccgctccTCTCGGACCCTCCACCCAAACCCCTCGCCCCTCGAAAGCTCGTCTCGGGGCGACCCCCGCGTCCCCGATTGGCGACAAAGGCAAAGAGAGCGGGGGGGTGAAACACAGcatttttattaaaattcttATAAAAAATCGAAAATCTCCCAGCACACAGGGTCCCTTCGGAACATGGCCCGCTCTCCCGTTCGCCCGGCCGGCCCGCCCCGGGCCGGGGTGTTTTCCAGGGCCAGGGGAGCTGAGCGAGGCgggcttctccctcctccacgtTCGCATTTCCAATTCGGAAAATCTTTCCATCCACGCCCAAAACGGAGGACcaaaaacggggggggggggggggtaaggaGAGGGCTAGGACtgggcgggaaggagggagagcgggcgCCTGAGGGATCCTTTGGCCACAAGCCCCACCGGGATTTTCAGCAGCAAAACCGAGGCATCCCAAGacaccccccacccttcctcccggacctccccccgcccccagcccggcAGGCCGAATCCTTCCAGGGCCGAGACCCCGCTCCCGCGTGGCTCACGGGTCTCAGCCGCGGGGTCGGGCAAGTTTCCTTCGAAAAAAACCCAATAAAACTCGCCCCGCGCTCCTggggtttttggggggggtgggtgtTGGTTTTTTCCGGCGCTCCGCTTGCTGCAAACGGCGACGGACGGACGACATCTCCACGGCACAGACAGACTTGACAGAAATCACAAGGGCGGTGGGGCGGGAGGGGCTGTTTCCgcgtgtgggtgtgtatgtgtgtgtgtctgtgtgtttgggggggtgaagagggggaacGAGGAGAGGGGAGTTCGTTCCCGGGGGGCGGTTGATGAAACGTCCCCGGGTCTCCGGGAGTTTCCACGGGCGGTTCTGCGCGAAATCCTTGTAAACACGGCGCATCCCCGAGCCCGATCGGGCCGCCCTCCCGTCCCTCTCCGGACCCGAAGGACCAGCCCCAGCAGAGCGAGCCGGAccctccgtcatcatcatcatcatcatcatcatcatcatcatcatcatcatcaccatcaacataataataataataattaataataataataataataacgataacgaaTACTAATCACCCCCCTCGTGTCCTCCAGGAGAGCCAGCCTGGCCGCCCCCAGctggcccccggcccctccccggctCACCAAGTCCACTGTTGGGCTTGCACCAGGGGGTGCGCCGAGGGGAACTGCGGGCCACCGGCGGCCGAGCCGTACTGCGCATTGTACTGCATATGGGGGAGCGACTGCGCGCTATAGGCGGGGAAGGGCAGGCCGGCGGGGAAGGCGGCGGCCGCCAGGTCCTGAGCTTTGAGCGCGTGGCACGGCTTGCCGTCCCTGACCAGCACGGGCACGGCCACCCGGCGGGGCGAGGGCAGGGGCGTGACCTCCATGCCCTTCTCGGCCCGCGCCCGCTTCATCTTGTAGCGGTGGTTCTGGAACCAGATCTTGACCTGGGTGGGCGTCAGGCGGATGAGGCTGGCCAGGTGTTCGCGCTCGGGCGCCGACAGGTACCGCTGCTGTCGGAAGCGCCGCTCCAGCTCGTACGTCTGCGCCTTGGAGAACAGGACCCGTCGCTTGCGCTTCTTGGccgcgtctcctcctcctcctcctcctcctcctccaccgccgccgccgcctcctccacctcctccgccgccgcccggAGCCTCCTTGTCGTTGTCCGGCGACTCGTCCGCCGACGGCTCCGGGGACTTGGGGGCCGCGTCCTGCGGGGGCGCCCCGGCCGCCAGCCCGTgcactgcagggaggggaaggcgggggagcggggaccccccccaaccccacaagccCGTCAGAGGACCGGCcgggacccccccgccccgcgccgcgcccctggcctcccctccccggcctccccgGACCCCTCCCGACGAGGGTCCCCCCGGAGAGAAGGTGCAGAGAGAAGGGGTCTTTATCACGATTCCCTCCGAGTCCAAGAGACCCAATCCGTCGTCCAGGACCCCTCGTCGGGTCACTCTGGAGAGACGGTGcagggcgcgggggggggggggggtctttatCCCGAGTCTCTGTGAGCCCAAGAGACCCTGGACCCCCAATCCGCCTTTGCGGACCTCTCTTCGGGTCCCCCCGGAGAGAAGGTACAGGGGGCGGGGGAGTCTTTATCCCGCTTCTCTCTGAGCCCAAGAGACCCTTGACCCCCAATCCGTCGTCCCGGACCCCTCGTCGGGTCCCTCCGGGGGAGAAGGTGCAGGGCGAGGGGAGTCTTTATCCCGATTCCCCCTTAGCCCAAGAGACTCTGGACCCCCAATCCGTCGCCCCGGACCCCTCGTCGGGTCCTCCCGGGGGAGAaggtgcagggagaggggggtcTTTATCCCGATTCCCTCTGAGCCCGGGAGACCCCGTTCCCCTTCCCCGGCCATCACCCCTGATTGACCCTGAGAGAGagagtccccccccccgcccgccaccCTCACTCACAGACTtcacacgcacatacacaaacacacacgcacacacacacccaagccCGTTCCCCTGAGAGAGAGTCTGATCGACCCAACCGCAGGCTGCGGGGCTTAGGGACGGGACCCTTGGGTTCCCGGGACCAgggatgcggaggggaggaggagaaggtccgGGAAGCGATTCTTGGGGACTCGCTGGAGGGGGTGTAGGGCGCCCTTAAGCGATTTCCTCCCTGGAGAGACGTGGGCTGGTTTTTAAAGAATAAACCGACAATCCGGGCATTGATCAGCGCCGCCGTTTAAGGcagtttttgttttgtgttttgtgtttttgGACCGTCTCTAAACCAACCGATACCCGGAGCCGCACAAAGCGGCCTCTGTCTGAACAACCAGCGGGCTATTTATAGCATCTCCGGGGACATCCATCTGCATTTCAGACCCTCAAATATCGATATCGCGCGCACTCACCCACAGCCAGCGAGCCTTTCCTTCCAAACACACATTCTCTCCTAACACTAACCCAGAaggacacatcccctacccccccacccgccctctgcccccaccccctttcctatCCATGCGGGATCCGAAAATAAATCTCGAAACTGCAGACAGTGTTTCCTCCAGAACCCCTCTCCTGAGAATCTGGGAGCTTCGGTGGACTGAAATtgtcccctccccgccaccacgACCGCAACCTCACTCATAACCGCAATCGCAGCCACAGCCTCAACTACAGTCGCAGCCTGGCCCACAACCACAACACCTCAATCGCAATCGCAACCCCAACCGTCACGTCAAACGCTTTGGCAACCACAACCACCACTTCACCCACCATCCTCACCTCAACCCCAAGCGCAGCCTCCACCACGATGGCAGTCGCAACCTAGATAACGACCACAACCAAATCCCCGGCAAGGCAGGGGCggcggagggggtgggtgggtgggtgaggtaGGGATGGGGGGTGGAGGTCTGGACTGGGGCTGCCCCTTCCCCAACCGGTGGGAGAGCGAGCGGGCAGCGCTCCCTACTCACAAGAGTACTGGATGCTCTCGGTGCTGGCCAGCCAGCGCGTGTATGGGTTGTCGCTGTGGTCGTAGAAGGGGGCTTTCAGGGGCAGAGTCTGTATTGCCTCCAGGGCGCCGGGCCCTAGCCCGCCGGGTCTCCTGGGGGCCTCCGACCCTTCgttctcctcctccgccccctcggCCGCCGACCCCTCCTCGTCGTTGGTGTCCGGGAGATCCAAGATATCCTTGACCGAAAAGCCCGTCTTTGTGTTGGTCAGCGACATGGTCTGGGCCCCGCCGTTCGGGTAAGAACTTGTGCTGCACCAGTTTGGCAATCTGCACTTCTCcagatacacacactcacacccacacacccacccacccacacacacacacacacgggaaggggcaggtgggggagggaggagggggaaggtgggttTTATTAAAAAGAAGACACCGAGCGGTTGAaggaaatctctctctccctcgctcgctcgcactctctctctcttgctctcgctttttctctccctctttctttccccggAGGGCTCGGATggcagcagaggagagggatgCCCGGCAGTCGCGGCCGCTGCACTCGGAAGATAGTTTGTAACTCCAGGAAGGGCCCGGGGCGGCTGGCTAGGGGCTCCGGAGGCACGATTGAGCGCCGTGGCTGGCGGCGACGGGAAAACGAGCCATAGCTGCTGCTGGGAGTCTGGATACGGCTGGTCCGGGTCTACCAGGAacctgagggagagaagggggggggaggaaagcggggggtgggggaggaggaagaaagagagagacagagagagagagagagcagagacagaaagcgagagagggagagtgagagatagagacagcgacagaaggagagggagaaaaaaagagacaTTAAAAACGCAAAAGGTTGGCCACGTGTGGGCGGGTCTTGGAAGTCAAGTGGATGAAGACAGTGTTTGCAGATGTGAAATTGTGGGTTTTGGGGAGATCCGCGCTCCAAACCATTGGTGCACTAGCACATGATGAGTGGTATAACGTGTCAATTAATTGCCAAGACGGAAGAGCCTTTTTACCCGGTATTTACATACAAAGAGCCACCAAGTAGCATGATATTCTACACACTTGAAAGTGCCGTTTTAACAAATTGCCTcttaaagaaaagggggaaggaaaatatCCCCGTTTGCGTCTTTTTTCAATTGCTTCCCGGCCAGCCGGGACTCGGGAGAGACGGGGCCGGAACGATTCGCtctgaggaaaggggaagaagaggaggaaatctctccctctctctctctccctccccctccgtccTTCTGACTGTGCCAGTCTATCTGtctctgctttcccctctcccttttctttttccctccaaTTCTCTGTGTCCATTTTCTCTCTCagtgtctatctccttatttctcCGTCTGTCTCGGTTTTCTGtcactctttctctgtctttgtttATGTTTCTCTATCATTCTCTGTCCTTTTtattctgtctctttttctccccccacccacttctctctttctctcctcctcctctgtcactCTCTCTCGAATTCCTAGAGGCTACCTAAACAAGATGCTGTTCAGATGGCAAGAGACCAACTTATGTAAACCTCCTAGGTCAATATTTTGGTTGAGGCTTAAGGACGAGGGCTAGAAATTAAACAGGCAAGTAATTGATTCTAGTTCGCTCCGGAATAGCCCGGCCTGGCGGGCGGAGCGAGCCCTCTGTCGCCCACCCTATCCCCAAggaagacaccccccccccccctttatttGCCGAGGACTAATTCATTTCGTTcgtcttcctttctcccctccccctctttcagACACAGACAATCGGTTCTGTTCAAGCTTCTTCAACGTGAACTCTGAGCGCTAACTCCAGGACGACACTGGGTTCTAGAGTAATTTCCCCTCTGATGAACCCAACCGTTCCATTCAGTCCCCCCTTCTCAAATTGCCTGAGAAAAAACCAGGGATTTTCTCCCTGAAACACTGTTTCGGAAGGAAATCCTCATTGAAAAATGGCCAGTGCGCCGGGAGTACGGGCACGACCGGCCTCCCTTTGGGCCAAGTCCGTTCCAGAGCTCGGGGCAGAAGGTGTCGGAAgggcagaaggaagaagagaaaaaatgaggaggaggaggaggaagaggatggaagaggaaatggatagaaaaggaggaagggaggaaggaaggagaggaagatgaggcagagaagaagggagaggaaaagaagaggaaaaggaagagggaagaaaaggaaatggataaaagaggagggaaggaaaagaggaggataaggcagaggaaaggagaaggggaggaagaggaggaagaagagacagaggaacagaaagagaaagcaagagagaagGAAGTGGATCAGTGAGTTCTTCCACCCACACTGCTGGGGGTCGGATGGGCTCAGGATCTCCCGAAAACCCTCACTCCCTCTTTTACTTCTTTCCAGCCCCGTGACTTTCTTTACAGCGACGGGTTTAATGGACTGGAGCTCGGAATAGGATGGGGCGAAATCCCCATTCTCTCCccgccccgtcccgtcccgtccgggCCCGTCCCGCCCctcgcctccctccccgccccgcctcgccccgccccgccttgggGGCCGTGCCAGCCTCGGCTCCGACGGATGCTACGAGGGGCACAACGGTGGGGCTCGCCTGTTACCCGTCGCTT is a window of Tachyglossus aculeatus isolate mTacAcu1 chromosome 1, mTacAcu1.pri, whole genome shotgun sequence DNA encoding:
- the NKX2-2 gene encoding homeobox protein Nkx-2.2, with protein sequence MSLTNTKTGFSVKDILDLPDTNDEEGSAAEGAEEENEGSEAPRRPGGLGPGALEAIQTLPLKAPFYDHSDNPYTRWLASTESIQYSLHGLAAGAPPQDAAPKSPEPSADESPDNDKEAPGGGGGGGGGGGGGGGGGGGGGGDAAKKRKRRVLFSKAQTYELERRFRQQRYLSAPEREHLASLIRLTPTQVKIWFQNHRYKMKRARAEKGMEVTPLPSPRRVAVPVLVRDGKPCHALKAQDLAAAAFPAGLPFPAYSAQSLPHMQYNAQYGSAAGGPQFPSAHPLVQAQQWTW